A window from Pangasianodon hypophthalmus isolate fPanHyp1 chromosome 16, fPanHyp1.pri, whole genome shotgun sequence encodes these proteins:
- the wu:fa11c10 gene encoding protein FAM110A — protein sequence MPVETLRPSDGRLAGTPFTSAMPLRILNKGPDYFRRVPEPGVRKLSAVERLEADKAKYVKSQQVALTRQEPIKPPVIRKPLMSPAMMLHTPPARKVPRRPSDTENGGQGPCRATPLNLDVLNNLINISDGPQPLSPAPNSPSPLAMSGLSADPQQSCGFNGHFLLKPASSGTSSSLNSPIQPSSLASPTPEPSHRPPPVPARVPRLPAQGNYSSPNPVTVRRVDVRPQAEIRKPQRMPLQPQSKPPQPQPKPRQTPQPQAPPPPTPSFKSPSLPSHSPSSPCLPSSPLLLRAGMLPPASPACTRLSSASSRGSTRRRPSLHRSKSDLSDRYARANADLERFFNYCGLEPSELEGMEHFGRASSDIVSISKLRSVSTPSSECGDEGHAYREEEDDDDYDGPPRPSERVPYGISVIERNARVIKWLYGIRQARDSQNVSNV from the coding sequence ATGCCTGTGGAGACTCTTCGTCCCTCAGATGGCCGTCTGGCTGGAACACCTTTTACCTCAGCCATGCCTCTCCGAATCTTAAACAAGGGCCCAGACTATTTCCGCAGGGTTCCTGAGCCTGGTGTACGCAAGCTGAGTGCCGTTGAGCGTCTGGAGGCTGATAAGGCCAAGTATGTGAAGAGCCAGCAGGTGGCTCTCACCAGGCAGGAGCCCATCAAGCCCCCAGTCATTCGCAAGCCACTGATGTCTCCGGCCATGATGCTGCACACACCGCCGGCCAGGAAAGTCCCCCGCAGACCCTCAGACACCGAAAACGGGGGACAGGGGCCATGCAGGGCAACGCCACTCAACCTGGATGTCCTTAACAACCTTATCAACATCTCTGATGGGCCCCAACCCTTGTCCCCTGCTCCTAATTCTCCCTCTCCCTTAGCCATGTCTGGGCTGTCAGCAGACCCTCAGCAGAGTTGTGGCTTTAATGGGCATTTTCTGTTGAAGCCTGCTTCTTCCGGCACTTCCTCTTCTCTCAACAGCCCCATCCAGCCTTCATCTCTTGCTTCTCCTACTCCAGAGCCGAGCCACAGGCCTCCACCTGTGCCAGCCCGAGTTCCTAGACTCCCTGCACAGGGCAATTACAGCAGCCCAAACCCTGTGACAGTGCGGCGGGTTGATGTGCGGCCACAAGCGGAGATCAGGAAGCCCCAGAGGATGCCTCTACAGCCTCAGTCCAAACCTCCACAGCCCCAGCCTAAACCCAGACAGACACCACAGCCCCAGgccccacccccacccacacCATCCTTTAAATCCCCATCCCTCCCCTCACACTCTCCATCATCCCCCTGCCTACCCTCCAGCCCCCTGTTGCTACGAGCAGGCATGCTACCCCCAGCCTCACCAGCCTGTACCCGTTTATCCTCTGCAAGCTCACGGGGCTCAACACGTAGACGCCCCTCACTGCACCGCTCCAAATCAGACCTGAGCGACCGGTATGCACGTGCCAACGCTGACCTAGAGCGCTTCTTCAATTACTGTGGCTTAGAACCCAGCGAATTGGAGGGTATGGAGCATTTTGGACGTGCCAGTTCTGATATTGTCTCCATTTCAAAACTTCGAAGCGTCAGCACACCCAGCTCTGAGTGTGGAGATGAAGGCCATGCTTACAgggaggaggaagatgatgatgactATGATGGCCCTCCAAGGCCCAGCGAACGTGTTCCCTACGGCATCTCAGTCATCGAGAGGAATGCACGTGTCATCAAGTGGCTCTACGGGATCCGACAGGCTCGGGACTCTCAAAATGTTTCCAATGTATAG